A genomic window from Montipora capricornis isolate CH-2021 chromosome 8, ASM3666992v2, whole genome shotgun sequence includes:
- the LOC138059247 gene encoding sorting and assembly machinery component 50 homolog produces the protein MVDETGERVKDGKSPVQDAAKEVLVRPAVVQHVNVEGYWKTKKDILVPSIKGILEATNFRELVMLTFEAKDHLLNLGVFEEVDMLIDTSTGSSALPNGYDVTFYVKEKKFVTSNAGTQIGNNEGSMTFGSRLNNVFGRAEQVKADMTFGTRTRMSYQLAFFKPTPGNPDRSFTISAQKSTTDVPMCSHQEATQGVSIDFMFPSFIGQHLLSWEGMWRDVTGLSNNASFAIREQAGHSLKSSLKHVLIVDERDNMALPSEGYLFRLSQELAGLGGDVRFLKNNLEYQHSVKVLKDVIISWSLQGGRLHPLFGTPSRINDRFFLGGPLSVRGFNLKGIGPKSGGDSLGNDAYWAAGLHLYTPLPFRPAQGGLGDRFKTHLFLNSGNLVSLSGSLPWRNRLAVLREKIRWSCGAGLVLLLGIARLELNYCVPLGAQSSDSVNHGVQIGVGINFL, from the exons ATGGTGGACGAAACAGGG GAACGAGTGAAAGATGGCAAGTCTCCTGTTCAAGACGCCGCGAAAGAAGTTTTGGTCAGGCCA GCTGTAGTCCAGCATGTTAATGTTGAAGGATATTGGAAAACCAAGAAAGATATTTTAGTTCCAAGCATTAAGGGAATCCTAGAGGCCACAAACTTCCGTGAG CTTGTGATGCTGACGTTTGAAGCAAAAGATCATCTTCTGAATCTTGGAGTCTTTGAAGAAGTTGATATGCTGATTGACACAAGCACAG GTTCATCAGCACTCCCAAATGGGTATGATGTCACATTTTatgtaaaagaaaagaagtttGTAACAAGCAATGCAGGAACACAGATTGGCAACAATGAAGGGAGCATG ACATTTGGTTCTCGCCTCAACAATGTTTTCGGAAGGGCAGAACAAGTTAAAGCAGACATGACATTTGGTACAAGAACGCGGATGTCATATCAG CTTGCATTTTTCAAGCCCACACCAGGAAATCCTGATAGAAG tTTTACTATTTCAGCTCAAAAATCAACCACCGATGTACCAATGTGTTCACACCAGGAAGCAACTCAAGGAGTCTCCATTGATTTTATG tttcCCTCGTTCATTGGTCAGCATCTCTTATCGTGGGAAGGGATGTGGCGTGATGTTACTGGATTGTCCAATAATGCATCTTTTGCCATCCGAGAACAAGCAGGCCATTCTCTTAAAAGTTCACTTAAG CATGTGCTCATAGTAGACGAAAGGGACAACATGGCGTTGCCAAGCGAAGGATACCTTTTTAGGCTTTCTCAG GAACTGGCTGGGTTAGGAGGAGATGTGCGGTTTCTAAAGAACAACCTGGAATATCAACACAGTGTAAAAGTTCTCAAAGATGTG ATAATTTCTTGGTCTCTTCAAGGAGGACGTCTTCATCCATTGTTTGGCACACCCTCAAGAATCAACGACAG ATTTTTCCTAGGTGGTCCTTTGTCCGTCCGTGGCTTTAACTTGAAGGGCATTGGTCCGAAAAGTGGGG GTGATTCCCTTGGCAATGATGCTTATTGGGCAGCAGGTCTTCACCTCTACACTCCATTACCGTTCAGACCTGCGCAAGGTGGATTGGGTGACCGGTTCAAGACACATTTGTTCTTGAATAGTGGCAATCTGGTGTCTCTTAGCGGAA GTCTTCCCTGGCGTAACAGACTGGCTGTGTTGAGGGAGAAAATCCGCTGGTCATGTGGTGCTGGACTCGTGCTGTTATTAGGTATCGCTCGATTGGAGCTGAATTACTGTGTTCCTCTTGGAGCACAAAGTTCGGACAG TGTAAATCATGGCGTTCAAATCGGTGTTGGAATCAACTTCCTTTGA
- the LOC138059713 gene encoding glycogen [starch] synthase-like yields MENHLSTEDGEPDYFTFEVSWEVANKVGGIYTVIRSKAPAAVDALGNKYCLVGLYNDLQCKTEVETMEPEDPSMKGAVQALRDSGVETHFGRWLIDGYPKVVLFNIGSIYHKLGKFKSEFWSRTHIGLPDPDTESNDAVVLGFLVAQFIGEYRARCDPDLAIVAHFHEWQAGVGLVLLRTSNVAVGTVFTTHATLLGRYLCAANVDFYNNLDRFEVDKEAGDRKIYHRYCLERAATASAHVFTTVSHITADEAEHLLKRRAEIVLPNGLNVVKYTALHEFQNLHALAKEKIGNFVRGHFHGHLDFDLDKTLFFFTAGRYEYFNKGADVFIESLARLNHLLKENNSDVTVVAFLIFPAKTNNFNVESLKGQAVTKQLRETVNEIQDKIGKRIYESCLGGKLPDGNKLLEGDDIIKLKRCILGAKRPSLPAIVTHNMMDDSVDPILCNLRRTQLFNKPEDRVKVIFHPEFLSTISPLLPMDYSEFVRGCHLGVFPSYYEPWGYTPAECTVMGIPSVSTNLSGFGRFMAEHVTDPTSYGIYLVDRRFKPAEESINELTQYMFSFCRLTRRQRILQRNRTERLSELLDWKSLHRYYSRARLLALHYLQPDKHEKPSLVDEEYSSFAYPRPGSEPPSPAPSECGSSDDEDEEDTHHRLYSN; encoded by the exons ATGGAAAATCATCTCTCTACCGAGGATGGAGAACCTGACTATTTTACCTTTGAAGTGTCTTGGGAGGTTGCTAACAAAG TTGGTGGGATCTACACTGTCATACGATCTAAAGCTCCAGCAGCAGTTGACGCTCTTGGAAACAAATATTGCCTTGTAGGATTATACAATGACTTGCAGTGCAAGACGGAGGTGGAAACGATGGAACCAGAAGATCCAAGTATGAAGGGAGCAGTACAGGCTCTGAGAGACAGTGGAGTAGAG ACGCACTTTGGAAGGTGGTTGATTGATGGGTATCCCAAG GTTGTTCTGTTCAACATTGGCTCAATATACCACAAATTAGGGAagtttaaaagtgaattttggTCTCGCACACACATTGGACTCCCTGATCCTGATACTGAGTCAAATGATGCTGTTGTGTTGGGATTTTTAGTGGCGCAGTTTATTGGAGAG TACCGTGCTAGATGTGACCCAGATTTAGCCATAGTTGCCCATTTTCATGAGTGGCAGGCAGGTGTTGGACTAGTCCTGCTACGCACAAGTAATGTTGCAGTTGGGACAGTTTTCACAACACATGCAACTCTGTTAGGGAGATATCTTTGTGCTGCTAATGTGGATTTTTATAACAATTTGGATAGG TTTGAAGTTGACAAG GAAGCAGGTGATCGCAAGATTTATCATCGTTATTGTCTTGAACGGGCAGCCACTGCCAGTGCTCATGTCTTTACTACTGTTTCACACATCACGGCTGATGAGGCAGAGCACCTACTCAAGAGAAGGGCTG AAATTGTTCTACCCAATGGTCTAAATGTTGTGAAGTACAC GGCGCTCCATGAATTTCAGAATTTACATGCTCTCGCAAAGGAAAAGATTGGTAATTTTGTACGAGGACATTTTCATGG GcatctggattttgatttggaTAAGACACTGTTCTTTTTCACTGCTGGGAG GTATGAGTACTTCAACAAGGGAGCTGACGTGTTTATAGAATCTCTAGCAAGGTTAAACCATCTTTTAAAG GAAAATAACTCCGATGTCACTGTAGTTGCTTTTTTAATATTTCCGGCAAAGACAAACAATTTCAATGTAGAATCGTTGAAAGGGCAGGCCGTAACAAAACAATTGAG aGAAACGGTGAACGAAATTCAAGACAAAATTGGAAAGCGAATCTACGAGAGTTGTTTAGG GGGGAAGCTTCCAGACGGTAATAAACTCTTAGAAGGCGATGACATCATCAAGCTGAAGAGATGCATCCTGGGTGCCAAG CGTCCAAGCCTTCCAGCCATCGTAACTCACAACATGATGGATGACTCCGTTGATCCAATTCTCTGCAACCTGAGAAGAACACAGCTTTTCAACAAACCCGAGGACAGAGTCAAG gtTATTTTCCATCCTGAGTTTCTTTCTACCATCAGCCCTCTACTTCCAATGGACTACAGCGAGTTTGTACGCGGCTGTCATTTAGGAGTGTTTCCGTCCTATTATGAGCCTTGGGGATACACACCTG CGGAGTGTACTGTGATGGGTATCCCATCCGTGAGCACCAACTTGTCAGGCTTTGGTCGTTTCATGGCAGAGCACGTGACAGATCCAACTTCCTACGGTATTTATCTCGTGGACAGACGCTTCAAACCAGCCGAGGAATCCATCAATGAACTTACTCAG tACATGTTCAGCTTCTGTAGACTTACAAGACGACAACGAATTCTTCAGAGGAACAGAACGGAGCGACTCAGCGAGCTGTTAGACTGGAAGAGTCTTCACCGG TATTATTCGCGTGCTCGGCTGCTGGCCCTGCATTATCTCCAACCAGACAAACATGAGAAGCCCAGTCTTGTCGATGAAGAG tATTCAAGTTTTGCGTACCCTCGGCCGGGCTCCGAGCCTCCGTCTCCAGCACCATCCGAGTGCGGATCGAGTGACGACGAGGATGAGGAAGACACACACCATCGACTTTATAGTAATTAA